The genomic interval caggagaaggggttactagccccttgctctcggcattttagttgacttacaacacgcatagcttactgaggaagaattctgttccacttccccatggaggatatatatatatatatatatatatatatatatatatatatatatatatatatatatatatatatatatataatatatatatacatatatacatatacatatatatatatatatatatatatatatatatatatatatatatatatatatatatatatatatatatatatatatatatatatatatatatatatgaagaatgTAACGGTGTGACACAGAAAGATGACTTCTTACCTCATCCAGCGCTTACGAAGGTGCAGTGCTGACCTCTGGTGATTTACCCTGTGCACCGCCAAGCAGTGCGTGCACATACGTGTTCACCTACTGATGAACACTGATGAACGCAACAAACTCACGAGCACGATCTCAGCACGAAATGATAATTACTGAAAGTAATGCAGGTGACTTTCTTGTGGTTACCGGGTTAGAGAGGATCAGCCAATGAGATCCAGGAGCTCTCAGTAAGATCCACTAGCACACAGGAGGATCCAGGAGCACACAGAAGGATCCACGAACACACGAGCATCTTGAAGCACAGGACGATTTGGGGACATCAGCAGAATATAGGAATAACCAGCAATACCCAAATGTTCACAGGAGGATCTAGAGGGGATGGGATCTGGTTGTCATGTAGAAAACTACTCGAGACCCTCATCCAGTCAGGCACTAGAAACGTAAATATGATTGAGAAATTATCTCCATCTCTAGAAGCATATAATGAAGTATATAATCTAGATATATAAAACCCAGATGTATATAATGTAGGAGTATATTCTAGAAGCATATAATGAAGTATATAATCTAGAAGTATATATATTCAGAAATATATAATCCAGCTCAAGGTGTACCGTGCGGTACAGCGGCAGCAGCGGATCTACGGTACAAGGGTAAGGCAATCTCCTCCGACACGGAGATTGTTGTTAAGTTCTAAGTAACTTCACGGTTTATTTTGCAGTCTATTGAAGAACAgtgagtgagtatgtgtgtgtgtgtgtgtgtgtgtgtgtgtgtgtgtgtgtgtgtgtgtgtgtgtgtgtgtgtgcaaatgcTCTGAAATCTGGAGACATGTGCAGTGTTAGGAGATGTCATTAAGAGAACGTATCGCCACAAATGGTGTCTTCGATCCTGTACTGAAGACGCCACTGGTGTCGAAAAGTGTTCTCAATAAAATGTGCTAACACTGCGCTTGTGTCTTCTTTCACATGATGTGACtgtgatgtgactgtgatgtgactgtgatgtGACTGAATCCCGTCACTTTGTTCTCGGTAGTATCATCCCCATCACTGTGTTCTCGTTAGCATGAGTCCATCACTGTGTTCTCAGTAGCATGATTCCTATCACTGTGTTCTCAGTAGCATGAGTCCATCACTGTGTTCTCAGTAGCATGATTCCTATCACTGTGTTCTCAGTAGCATGAGTCCATCACTGTGTTCTCAGTAGCATGAGTCCATCACTGTGTTCTCAGTAGCATGATTCCTATCACTGTGTTCTCAGTAGCATGAGTCCATCACTGTGTTCTCAGTAGCATGATTCCTATCACTGTGTTCTCAGTAGCATGATTCCTATCACTGTGTTCTCAGTAGCATGAGTCCATCACTGTGTTCTCAGCAGCATGAGTCCATCACTGTGTTCTCAGTAGCATGAGTCCATCACTGTGTTCTCAGCAGCATGAGTCCATCACTGTGTTCTCAGCAGCATGAGTCCATCACTGTGTTCTCAGCAGCATGAGTCCATCACTGTGTTCTCAGCAGCATGAGTCCATCACTGTGTTCTCAGCAGCATGAGTCCATCACTGTGTTCTCAGTAGCATGAGTCCATCACTGTGTTCTCAGCAGCATGAGTCCATCACTGTGTTCTCAGCAGCATGAGTCCATCACTGTGTTCTCAGCAGCATGAGTCCATCACTGTGTTCTCAGCAGCATGAGTCCATCACTGTGTTCTCAGTAGCATGATTCCTATCACTGTGTTCTCAGTAGCATGAGTCAATCACCGTGTTCTCAGCAGCATGAGTCCATCACTGTGTTCTCAGTAGCATGAGTTCATCACTGTGTTCTCAGCAGCATGAGTCCATCACTGTGTTCTCAGTAGCATGAGTTCATCACTGTGTTCTCAGTAGCATGAGTTCATCACTGTGTTCTCAGTAGCATGATTCCTATCACTGTGTTCTCAGCAGCATGAGTTCATCACTGTGTTCTCAGCAGCATGAGTCCATCACTGTGTTCTCAGCAGCATGAGTCCATCACTGTGTTCTCAGCAGCATGATTCCTATCACTGTGTTCTCAGCAGCATGAGTTCATCACTGTGTTCTCAGCAGCATGATTCCTATCACTGTGTTCTCAGCAGCATGATTCCTATCACTGTGTTCTCAGTAGCATGATTCCTATCACTGTGTTCTCAGCAGCATGAGTTCATCACTGTGTTCTCAGCAGCATGAGTTCATCACTGTGTTCTCAGCAGCATGAGTCCATCACTGTGTTCTCAGTAGCATGAGTCCATCACTGTGTTCTCAGTAGCATGATTCCATCACTGTGTTCTCAGTAGCATGAGTCCATCACTGTGTTCTCAGCAGCATGAGTCCATCACCGTGTTCTCAGTAGCATGAGTCCATCACTGTGTTCTCAGCAGCATGAGTCCATCACCGTGTTCTCAGCAGCATGAGTCCATCACTGTGTTCTCAGCAGCATGAGTCCATCACTGTGTTCTCAGCAGCATGAGTCCATCACTGTGTTCTCAGTAGCATGATTCCTATCACTGTGTTCTCAGTAGCATGAGTCAATCACCGTGTTCTCAGCAGCATGAGTCCATCACTGTGTTCTCAGCAGCATGAGTCCATCACTGTGTTCTCAGCAGCATGAGTTCATCACTGTGTTCTCAGTAGCATGAGTTCATCACTGTGTTCTCAGTAGCATGAGTCCATCACTGTGTTCTCAGTAGCATGAGTTCATCACTGTGTTCTCAGCAGCATGATTCCTATCACTGTGTTCTCAGCAGCATGAGTCCATCACTGTGTTCTCAGTAGCATGAGTTCATCACTGTGTTCTCAGTAGCATGAGTTCATCACTGTGTTCTCAGTAGCATGATTCCTATCACTGTGTTCTCAGCAGCATGAGTTCATCACTGTGTTCTCAGCAGCATGAGTCCATCACTGTGTTCTCAGCAGCATGAGTCCATCACTGTGTTCTCAGCAGCATGAGTTCATCACTGTGTTCTCAGCAGCATGAGTCCATCACTGTGTTCTCAGCAGCATGAGTCCATCACTGTGTTCTCAGCAGCATGAGTCCATCACTGTGTTCTCAGCAGCATGAGTCCATCACTGTGTTCTCAGTAGCATGAGTCCATTACTGTGTTCTCAGTAGCATGAGTCCATCACTGTGTTCTCAGCAGCATGAGTCCATTACTGTGTTCTCAGCAGCATGAGTCCATTACTGTGTTCTCAGCAGCATGAGTCCATCACTATTCTCAGCAGCATGAGTCCATCACTGTGTTCTCAGCAGCATGAGTCCATCACTATTCTCAGCAGCATGAGTCCATCACTGTGTTCTCAGCAGCATGAGTCCATCACTATTCTCAGCAGCATGAGTCCATCACTGTGTTCTCAGCAGCATGAGTCCATCACTATTCTCAGCAGCATCATTCCCATCAAAGGATCAGAAGGTCCTGCTCCAATCACAGTCTTCTTGAAGATGGTCCAGAATACAACAATATGCAGGATAAGCTTTAACTGGGCCGATGTTTCACTCAGGGGAGGGCGATACATTGCCACGATAAAGGTTTATtttgtgtagtgttagtgtatgaCACTTACGGGTGTAGCATATATTTAtgaagaataataacaataactattattattatgctaataaaacacaaataataataatagtaataaaaataataataatttatataataataataataataataataataataataataataataataataataataataataataataataataataataatttatataataataataataataataataataataataataataataataataataataataataataataataattaataatgtatACGTGTGTTTTCATACCCACAGCTGTAGACATAATGTTTGTACATCCGATTCACAAactaaaagcaaaaaaaaaaaaaattcatcctACTGCATTCCTTTGCAATTTATTCAGTTTATGTGGATCACTGAGATGTTTTAGTGTCGAATCTGCCTCGAGGATGAAGAAATATTCAGAGTTCTGGTCAACATCGATGAAGTGGTAGCCAGCATCCTTCATGTAACTGATGAAGCCACGGTCGAAGATCTTGCCCTCCCTGATGGTGTTAGCAGCGGCGTAATGTTCGACTCCCACTGCTCTCACCACTACCTTCTGAAGTAACGACTCCAGGACCTCCCTCTCACTGCCCTGTATGTCCAGCGAGAGGAAGTCGACAGTAGTGATGTTGAGGGCCAAAAGATAGGAGTGGAGAGGAAAACACTGGACCATCGAGTAGGTCTTTCTGGATGTATTGCTTAGTTCGTCGGTGGACTTGGCGAATAAAGAATTGATTCCTCGCGAGTTGGCCCGGTAGAGCCATCTGAGTTTGCTCCACGTTTTATCCTGATTGAGGGCTTCGAACACCGTCTCGTGAGGATATGGCTCTTTGGTAACACAAGAGTTGGAAGTCCAGGCCCGACGTCTCTTCCACATCAGATGCTGGTAGTTGCTGGGATCCGCTTCAATCAGGAGCCCCGACCATGCCAGATTTCGCTCCAGCCAGAGAGTATTGGACAAGAACTCCCCGTCTAGGGCTCCAGCTTCTAGGAAGAAACCACTACGCTGGTCGCCGAAGAAGAACTTGATGTAGTGGTGATAAAAGTCCCAGCCGAAAGACTTACTCAAGACTAAGACCTCAGGGTTGCTGTAGTGAGTTAAATTATAAGGGAGAGTTGAAGGGGGTGCCAGATAGTGGGCCCTCAGCTCGCTCACTATCCTAGGGTCCCCAGCAGGCAGTGGTCCACGTAATCTGCTGCGAAATTCGGAACTCAGCATCTGTGTCATCCTGGCACCCATGCCGCCTCCACTGCACACGAACACCTGTAATTGACCACCTGCTTCACTTGTTGGGTTAATGATATATActaaaatttattaattaattacaCTCCCAGTAATATTGATTAGCTGCTCAACTTTATGCTTTCGACgcaaaaagaggagagagagagagagagagagagagagagagagagagagagagagagagagagagagagagagagaaagagagagagataaattcTAAGCTAATTAAGGAGAAATTAGATTTATTAAGTAGTCTGTATTGAGTGAAATATGGGCCCAGAAGAGAGAGATTTTTttaatctgtctctgtctgtctgtctgtctgtctgtctctctctctctctctctccctctctctcactctcactctcactctctctctctctctctctctctctctctctctctctctctctctctctctctctctctctctctctctctctctgtatctctatatatatatggatgtatatatatatatatatatatatatatatatatatatatatatatatatatatatatatatatatatatatgcaataagatcacagtaaacaggtgatttcggaatatgcaaaacaaccactctgaaaaaatagagaaattccaagcgctttcgtgactactcacattatcaaggaactacatatatatatatatatatatatatatatatatatatatatatatatatatatatatatatatatatatatatatatatatacatatacatatatatatattttttttcaacaagtcggccgtctcccaccgaggcagggtgacccaaaaaagaaagaaaatccccaaaaagaaaatactttcatcattcaacactttcaccacactcacacattatcactgtttttgcagaggtgctcagaatacaacagttcagaagcatacacatataaagatacacaacatatccctccaaactgccaatatcccaaaccactcctttaaagtgcaggcattgtacttcccatttccaggactcaagtccgactatatgaaaataaccggtttccttgaatcccttcactaaatattaccctgctcacactccaacagatcgtcaggtcccaagtatcattcgtctccattcactcctatctaacacgctcatgcacgcttgctggatatatatatatatatatatatatatatatatatatatatatatatatatatatatatatatatatatatatatatatatatatatatatatacatatatatatatatatatatatatatatatatatatatatatatatatatatatatatatatatatatatatatatatatataagtaattcATATTTTTTAGGTATTATATTCTTTGTGTGATACATACCAGAAGGACAGTGGCAGCCATGATGACTACAACACTGGTTATGACACAGCGATGACGAATCCACATCTTGCCACACACGGACACACTCACGTACGTGGTCAAGCACACGAATGCATGCACGCGCTTGAAAACATGCACACGAGTACATGCACTCACAGACCACTTGAGGCGTTGCAGATATCAACTTTCTGCTGCCTTCTGTAACTACCTGTTTAACGAGAGCTTCACTCTCCCTGTACTCTACTTGAGGTCTCCACAGGATGTAAACACTGAGtagcgtctctctctctgtcatcaGTGGATGACCCACAAGCAGACGACGAGTTATTATAAACACGTATCTCACTGAAGTATATCTTTAGCATCCAGCTAAATTATTGATTTTTGCTAGACACTTTGAGTTTTTCCTTCGTCAGGTAATGACCGTCTATGCGCTGAACCCTGGCAGATGATGCTCCTTTGTGTGTCAGAATTCTCTGGTTTCTTTCCTGTTGTTGGCATGTTCTATAAATAGGTCTGACTGAGGTACCACAGGATAAAGGATTTTTCCTTGCTCCACACACTGCTTGCTTCTTTATTTTTattatgtgcaacagttaggtatctctatTCCGAAACGTTCAGCCAaaacaataggcttcttcagtagagtacagaaaagttggcagaAGCAGTAGGGATGTGaagatgacgtaatcagtccatcacttaaAGACAGatttgaggaggtcagtccctcagcctaacaGTATGTAAAGTCTCCATACAGTcgcttcaacttcacattgtttcggACTATAGAACaaatctcttctccaggctgaggaactgaccacctcaaaactacgttttcaagggtaatggactgattacatcgcttttcacatctccactgcttctgccaactttactgtactcgactgaagaagcctgctgtgtaggcgaaacgtttcggaataaagatacctaattgttgtacAAGTatcttaccaacttgtcggtattttatgccattttaatatttctcttgttCATATTTCTGGATTGTGTTTAATTCAATTAAGCACTAAAGCCAAGCATATCTTTGAGTGCAAAAAGTGGTGAACATTTGATCCTGTGTTTACTAATCACGGCCAAGTTCGTGATTAGTCAGACTGTCAGGGATCTCTTAAGACTGAGTGCCAATAGCCTGACTGATCAAAGTTACCACACGTATTTGTCGACTCGTAGCATTCACTTTCATCTCAAGATAAAATTGTAATATAAGATTGTTTGCAAGAAGACTTCAAGGTAAACAAGACATCACAGAGAAGACTTCAAGGTAAACAAGACATCACGGAGACGACTTCGTGGAAACAGTTACTTAATTCAATGTTGAAATTTGAACACCAGAATCCAAATTTGTCAAGAATAGGAAAATGTACAACAACGTTGGGGCTGAGATTTTAATTCGCATATAATTAAAGAATGTGCCAATCTTTAATTATAGTGCCCATTAAAAATGTACCATTCTTTAATGGGCACTAGgacatgtctctctctctctctctctctcccagtatTTGATTAGTAATCTATTTGCAGTGTTCATCCCTCATCTTTTTCCCACGTAGTAATGAGGAGCCTGACCTCTGTCCTCATGACATGAGACAATTTAGTTTGGCATCCATTGAACCCGAAGAAAAAAGCTTAACTTTTTATTATCCATAGGAAAAATTACTTGAGTTTTTTTTGATGAGGGTGAAATTACAACCTCACTTCTTCCGGTTGGCTGAGATATTATTATGTGTGACGTGGGTTGAGTGCATTAATAACCCTCTGGGCAACCAAGACAGATCCAAGACCGCTtaataaaccaaccaaccaaccaatcactATTGAATACTTAACTGAGAGCTGTATTACTGCTGAGTGGAGACTGTAATCTAGCTGCTGAGacatgactgactgactgcctgaGGTGAGAGATTACTTTAACCTAGGCAAGCTGTGCACTACCTTTCTGCGCAACTGCTAatcataaaaataaataaaa from Cherax quadricarinatus isolate ZL_2023a chromosome 3, ASM3850222v1, whole genome shotgun sequence carries:
- the LOC138853912 gene encoding protein Star-like, which encodes MGARMTQMLSSEFRSRLRGPLPAGDPRIVSELRAHYLAPPSTLPYNLTHYSNPEVLVLSKSFGWDFYHHYIKFFFGDQRSGFFLEAGALDGEFLSNTLWLERNLAWSGLLIEADPSNYQHLMWKRRRAWTSNSCVTKEPYPHETVFEALNQDKTWSKLRWLYRANSRGINSLFAKSTDELSNTSRKTYSMVQCFPLHSYLLALNITTVDFLSLDIQGSEREVLESLLQKVVVRAVGVEHYAAANTIREGKIFDRGFISYMKDAGYHFIDVDQNSEYFFILEADSTLKHLSDPHKLNKLQRNAVG